A region of the Epinephelus fuscoguttatus linkage group LG22, E.fuscoguttatus.final_Chr_v1 genome:
AAACAAAGGTACGTGACCTCTGAAAAAAATCTCTACTTTCATCCAGTACATTTCCTCTTGGTCATTTTTCATATCATGCATTTGTTTCTCCTAATTCTGCGTCCTGACCTGCAGAACTGCAGGGTGTTTCATGGGACGAACCGACAGACATCAGCAGGTCTATCACTGAGTCGCCGACAGAAGAAGAGCCTCTGTACGCCATTCCCAGGAAGGATCACCAGCCTAAATTCACCATCGATGACTTCGTCCTGCACAAGATGCTCGGGAAGGGCAGCTTCGGAAAGGTACAGCAGATGATGTGATcaaaacaagacagacagagagagaacagagagagttcacccccaaatcaaaaatacatattttgcctCTTAACTGTACTTCTGTTTATCAGTCTTATCAGTATAATGGAACTCGGGGGCACTCggcctgtggtgctcaaagtagggctgggcgacaTATATAAACTTGTAGGTCTAAGACTCTATAAAGTAATTAGAACTCATACGCAACACGTTCAGAGGACGGCTTTTTTCCGCGAGTTTGTCATCAGTGATATTCTTGTCATTCTCATAAACAGAGGGTGGTCACACAGACCGTTATGACTCTTGTGGTCAacacttctctctcttctcacaGCCAGTTTCCACAGAAACCCACTGACTTCTTGTTGCTCTAATGTCATGGCAATTATCACCGTGCATCACAAACAGCATGAGAGTGGGGGAGTGTTAGAAGTgggttgcaaaaaaaaataacatatgaACTGTCTGGCAGCTTTCACATGttcttgctgtgtttccaggtgTTTTTAGCTGAGCTGAAAAAAAGCGGGCTGTTTTATGCGGTGAAGGCTCTGAAAAAGGACGTGGTGCTGATGGACGATGACGTGGAGTGCACCATGGTGGAGAGGAGGGTTCTCTCTCTAGCCTGGGAAAACCCTTTCCTCACGCACCTTTACTGCACCTTCCAGACCAAGGTAACAATCACGTACACTCCGACTCACACCCTGAAattagttagcattttagcacttctggttTCCTAGTCTTGAAGTCAAtggaatgggtttttggttagatgccttgAATAAGGTCTGTGATTAACATAAGCTTAAGAGACTCTACGGCAAAAAAATACCTcaataaataccccactcattAATTCTTAAGTTTTCAAGCGTCTTGAAAAAGGCATCATCAACACACCAAACACGGCTGTTGCAACACTGAAGTCATGCAACCGTAGTGTAGTTCCTTTATaccctaacgttagctttttacttctggtgattgtaTTTACGCTTCAACAATCATgacagtggtgttcatttgttcaGACTATCTTGCTGAAACATGCtggtatcataaacttttgtttgcctcAGAATAGGGTAGTCAACCATCAGTTCCACCAAGCATATTTTTGACTGGTTGCGCATGTCAGTCTATGAGCTAATTTTGCTACTCTCAGGGTTACTGTACTGTGCACCAACcgggtctggtgggagctagctagcgacACTGCTCATTCAGCAATTACCACTAGTAACACCATCCTGACCTGACAGCATTGCTGTGGAGACATTGCGGCCATCCTCTGGCCTCCTTGCAGGTCGCTTCAGTGAGTAAGTAGCTCAACTTTGAGTCACAATCCTCCCTTAAGCATTGTTGAcgactgttagctctgttagcaatattagcagtgtcagcacagctagtggtgctaacattgCTAACAATGCTAAATGGGGTTTGCGGCTTAAAAATTAAGCCGCTTACTCACTGGGTCTGCCAGTGGGACAGAGGGGTGGTCACCATGTAGTGGACACTATTTCCTCATGTTAACGCAGCTAGCCCACAAAGCCTACAGAAAATCTGAAGACATtgcctcaaggcgttcttgagatattgcattcacgagaaaGGGATGGATAGACGACACCCTCCACGGCTACAACTACAGCCCTGACCTATCTGTATTTGTTGTATCCAGGAAAACCTGTTCTTCGTGATGGAGTATCTGAATGGAGGAGATCTCATGTTCCACATCCAGAGCTGCCACAAGTTTGATCTGCATAGAGCCACGTATGTATGCGCAACATCCAGTACGGCTGTTAAGACACTAATTTATCTGCGTACCGTGTACTGAGGGATGCTTCTTTCTTGCTATGAAACCTTTGTTGAAACACAGAAAcgattacatttgttttaacatAACTGCTTGTGATTGGGCCAATTTGTCTTCTATAACATCTGTGCTTAATGTGGTGGCTCTGTTTGTCTCATTCACTTCCCTTTGTACTTCTGTGATGGAATCAGCAGGTAGTGATGCAAATGAAACAAGCAAGaggaaagacaaaaataacacCCCCCATGTCATCTGTGTCTTCTTTCAGCTTCTATGCAGCTGAGATCATCTGTGGGCTCCAGTTCCTGCACTCTAAAGGAATCATTTACAGGTAGAGTCTCAGTAGAAGCCAGAAGCAGAACTGAAACTGATGATGACTAAAACTCAAGAGACCCACTGCTTTCTGTTGGTTTAATGTCTCGCTGCTCGTATCCTCTGCAGGGATCTGAAGCTGGATAATGTGCTGCTGGACTCCGAGGGTCACATAAAGATAGCAGACTTCGGCATGTGTAAGGAGAACATGCAAGATGAGTCGCGGACCGCCACTTTCTGTGGGACACCTGACTACATCGCTCCTGAggtgaccacacacatcatgttaTCAGCAACGCAATGTAGTTTTGACTGGCCCCAGTGGAGATATTGTGTCTTGGGCGCTTGAAGCACCACGGACAGCAACCGAAGCGCCATATTTGTCAcattaatctccagggctggtacctgcggttattccacaggctagttaataacatgtcgggcaggaaatccaaagtgtgggatcattttgagaaggtgaaggacgaacccaaggtgatatgtaaactcatcttcattggtcgactacaaacatgacgtatcatctgaaacatggaagtagctacatgcccattagcccacagcgtcattaacaggcagctcgctcagtgtgtgacgtgcacttggagataaaatataggcctatattaatgaaggttcattagtacggttttgtatttctctgtaagaTATCAGCTGCATGTTATTATCCAAGGCAAATTTAGAAAGGCTACACAGTGTGttttaacagtgtgtgtgtttgtgtttcagatcCTGCTGGGTCAGAAGTACAACAGCTCAGTGGATTGGTGGTCGTTTGGCGTGCTGCTGTACGAGATGCTGATCGGTCAGTCTCCGTTCCACGGCCGCGACGAAGAGGAGCTGTTTCAGTCCATACGAACCGACAACCCTGTTTATCCCCGCTGGCTCACCAAAGACGCCAAGGACATCCTGATCCAGGTCAGACAGTGTGTGTTAGGGGTACTTAACTAATTTATCTGTGGAAATCTGTGACTGATATTTGGTATGTGCGTATCTCAATCAGACATGCACAGTGTGTAACCTCTGGTGTGTCTGTCCTACAGCTGTTTGTCAGGGAGCCTGAGGAGCGCCTGGGAGTGAAGGGAAACATCAGAGAGCACAGTTTCTTCAGTTGCACCGACTGGAGTGCCCTGGAACAACGGAAGGTGGCGCCGCCCTTCAAGCCAACCTTAGTAAGTACATTCATAGTTgaagcagtagtagtagtaacagTTAGCTGTGGATATTTTTTGAGCCTGCTTTACTTATCTTAAATTGAGATAACAGAtacgtgcacacaaacacacacacacacacacacacacacctggtgtTTCACAACACATTTTCAGGCTGTTAAATCAgtattgtactgtatgtttcaTTGGTTTCATTTACATTCACACTAATCTTCcagtattatattatattaaatatatatattatgaatAAACAGCACACACCATTTGGATTTTCTGAATTAGGTCTTTATCGAATTTAGCATTTTCGGattaaaggaaatgaccactttagaataaaaatacagacagtacttactgacccttaTGCCGACCAGTCCAGTgcagttttttaatccacaaaattCGTTCGGAGGATACCAGCTAgctggaataacagctacacttgaaatgcatggaacccacattttgaaaatgtaataaaactagctacatttcaaaaacatcgtaatccaagtgccctgaagcctaactgatggctagtggtggtgctagttctcgagtctcgcgcgagttgccatgtaaacacagcacgaCTGTAgagcaggctaactgaccacggtgagaaattatgctataaaagtggagaaaattacgtcttttcaagtcaattttgcatgccgtggcttcaggacacttggattacgacggacgagccgttctgacgttttgaaatgcattagcggagttttattacattatattagtCTGTATAATTCGGGTTTTAGGAGCATAGCATTCTTTGGGTTTCACTTGGAGTCTTACCACAGTTTATGACACATGGCCTCTTGTCTGTTTACGACTGGCTCTGTGCACGCCCAAAATTTCTGATCGAAagaaaaaacatccacttttaAACATGTAGCCATTATGTGCCTTGACatgttttcctttcctctctcgcAGACGTCGCCCAGCGACTGCAGCAACTTTGACAAAGAGTTCATCAACGAGAAGCCCCGCCTGTCGTGTGCCGACCGGACGCTCATCAACAGCGTCGACCAGACGATGTTCCGAAACTTCTCCTTTGTTAACCCGGGGATGACACGCATGGCGGCACCACGCTGACCACCTGACCAACAACCTACTACCTTACAAGCAGGCCGCTCACTCAGCCACAACCAGCACTTACTGTAACTAAATCAAACTGCAGAGACTTTAGACCGTGAATGTCACAAAACTCAGCTGTATCCGTGACACGATGATAACCACTAAGGGGGTGTCCTGGGTGTAAGGCACATGTAACTGTGACGGGATCTTTATCGCATGTCTTTACTGTCTCTCTCCATTTTAAATtttctaaataaaacaaacatatcCACAAATATCCCTTAAAAACAGCCAAACAACAAACACGTCTGAGCTGAGACGAAGAGGCAAAGAAGATACACCAAAAGTCTTTACTTAAAAATTTTACCCGAAGTCCGTTGCCTCACATAGAATTTATTAAATACTTGTGGCATATCGTTAATCACCTATAGAATTCCCCCCTAAAGTATTTAACCCCCTAACTTGCCTTTGTGCTCATCAGAGTGTATTTatcaatataaaatgtaatgtaataatcTTATTGTGCCTCATAATACTTTATGAAGTTCACTTCTTTAATTAAAGCAAACTGAGAAATTCGGTCACACGAAATTGTCCTGTAATTGTTCTATTTTCTGTCCTATTCCATAGCTTTAAGAGTCTTTTACCTACATGTTGGgtacataatgttaaaaaatattttaaaaggtGTTGTGTAAATAAATGTGTTCTAATTCTGTTGATATACTTAACTGTCAGCTGGATGTAGATCTGTTAATGTGTACTGTAGTTTTTATTTACGTGTTTTCTTATTGTACCTCAGGAGTTTTATTGATGCTGTCATTTGATCAGGTACTTAGATTAGCTGCATACCGCAGTTTTTATTGTTCTCTTCATTGTGAATTCTgtacaataaaaatgtgtgtgtggttttttttttagactgcTATCTCTTTTGTTTCTGACTAAATCAAAACTTCATGTGTAGTATCGCTCACTGGATATACAGACAGAGTGGAGGTGGAGACTGAAAGAAGAGCCAGCTCAGTTTTTCCACTTAACTCTGCcctgtaaaatatatatttccaAGTAAAATTACTAAGAAATTCAGAAAACATCTCAAATGGCTTCGTTAGAAAAAACACTGAACTGTTGACAACAGTCAGTCCTTTACATGGCACACAGGCAGAAATTATATACGTAAGATCGTACATGTAATTTTATATCATGATATCAACAATCTGGAAATATAATTCAAAGATGGTTATAGACAAAAAAGCCAAGTGGGAATGTGtgcttttaaattaaataagcaAATCCAAGTTATTTCTTCACATTAATGCAAAAATCCTGTCAATCTAATATTGCCATTGAGCAGTTTTGCTTAGTGATTTGCGACTTTGTCCACAATGGCCTTCACCATCTATGTCGCcagtttcctcctctccaaaatgttcataagcatgggtcaaagctTCTCcgatcaagtctgtttttatagataaCAATTTTTCCGTGGGAAGTGGCAtgcgcctctttcaggcctcgtttcaTGCATATGCAATGCTTATAAATGACACCCCAAGGTCTCTACCAGGTGGCCACCCTAAACAGCCACATGGCCTACTGTGCACACTTCAATTTTTCCCAGCTCCTTTACAGTCAAGATGACAGGAGAGAATAACAAAATGGGGCTTTTTTTTCATCTGGTATCGTacctaactttagtggatcataaaATATACTTTACGGAATTGTTCTGCAGATGGTACGGTTCAAAGTGAGGCCAAactttcacctttttttgagccacaaaaaaaaggccaaaatgtggcctgcaacagacaaCAAGGCTGGTTGTCCGGAAAACTTGTGGCACCTACTGGCCGGTTAAGACAAGTGAGGAGGCAGCAGATAATGACGGTATAAAATAGTCAATAAAATCGGTTTTTCAACTACTGCAAATCACCGCAACCAcaagaggtccttgagcatacagtcataaatatgcacacaaattattaggctgattggtccagtagtaaCTGAGATTAGTTGTGCACAGACCAACATACAGGCGCACACATGCCAAAATGCATGATCCACCTCtaacaacagcagaaataaaatctCTATCTGTTCACAAATTTCTCATTATTATTCACTTATCTTAATATTTAGGCtacaaccacacacaaacacaggaaacagagcagctacactgattatataataatttaaataaaaagcaaagGCAGAATTGAACTGAGGAAGATAATGTGACAAATTTTACAGTAAGTCAGACTCACACAACTTAaacctttaaagggaaatttcagtttatttcaacccgtctcctatcgtcctaaatttgtttcaagtgacgagtgacatagaaataatagttagcatgttagccgttagcctagatacagccgtagcgtcagacctgttaaaacttaattgaacggacatcctttcaagtgcaaagttagtccactaaacaagctttttttccacaaagaccgcctcatatcgtcaggataaatgtcagagaacatatagaaatcaacatgtaaacgtgttgtcttactttaccggtgtgctgccatgtttgttgtttacaatTTAGCTAatgctgcaaccggtcccattccttgcaacagaggcattcctcttctgtgggcactggggcacagcattcacaggtaacgttacaccaccaatctccagagctaaatccttccagcagccattcctcctctgtcgtcctctaactttacctgttgcgcctctctctctctcctccattcttcaatttcacaaagctcttcatcagtgtattctggctcaaataaataagggcggccatcacctctcgatgtggaaagcctatatactaacattccacatttaggtggtcttcagagctgttgtcttaccttacggtGTGTTTACcgtttacctctgcttcccaaagcgcggccgaaatatcgcgagaacaagcagcgatctcatactgtgcagaaccggacagtagcctgaaaagttcattcatttattttatgaaagatttatagaataatggctgactttttgccagacttcgactttgtggaggaggaatttgattttgcagagtttgatggccgcccttatttatttgagccagaatacactgacgaagagctttgtgaaattgaagaacggaggaggagagagagagagaggcgcaacaggtagaggacgagaggaggaatggctgctggaagctCTGGAGATCAGTGGTGTAACATTACCTGTGTACCCCAacgcccacagaagaggaatacctctgttgcaaggaatgggaccagttgcagccttagctaaatggtaaacaaacatggcagcacaccggtaaggtaagacaacacgtttacatgtcgttttctatatgttctctgacatttatcctaacgatatgaggcggtctttgtgggaaaaaaagcctgtttagtggactaactttgcacttgaaggttgcccgttcaattaagttttaacaggtctgacgcccggctgtatctaggctaacggctaacatgctaactattatttctatgtcactagtcacttgaaacaaatttaaaacgataagagacaggttgaaataaaccgaaatttccctttaaacgAACCACTTGTAGTCATTAAGTAACCTAGTACAACTGTTAACTCATTTTAATGAGTTTTCTGCTGAGTCATTGCCGCCATCAACTGCATAACCACCTAACCAAGACAAAACACAAGGTTTGTAGGGCATGTTGGTTACAGCAGCAGCTAATAACCAGTAATACTACACATATTTAACAGTGCTACTTATAGCATTTAAACAGAAACCTAGGCAGCTTGAGCAACATCTTTCTTCCAAGTGTTTCTTTATTTGGAGTGCGGTAGTGCCCTCAGCTGACATCAAACCTATTCCCAGTAATCAAGGATAATgtggtgtacagtgtgtgtggcaTCATTTTCCTTTAATATGACTTCACTCACACAAAGCAGCGCTATATTTAATGTGAAACTAAATTCGGTGAACAGCAGTGACTTATGTTTGTGTCATTAGATTACAGCATTACTGTGGTTTAGTGAGTCACAGCATAAGAATtcataaaatacagtaaaataaagagGTTTCTGTAGAAAGGTAGTATAACCATGAGTAAACCAGTACTTAGATATGGCAGTGGAAACCACAGCAAATGCTCTTTCAGTTCATTTCCAAATACAAAATGAGAATTAACTCAAAATTCTTGAACAGACATTTGGCGACTGAAGATAAAATGGTAGCAAAATATTTCTTTGTGGAGGTtgcaaaagagacagaaataattATGAGTACAACTGTGAAGATACTTGATGACATATGAAAGAAGATAACACACATGTGGAGGCTGACAGGTGAAGACACTAAGAAACCTAGATGAAAACCATCCATGTGTCCTCTATCtagcaacatgctaacactTTAACATAGGCTAATCAATCACAATGGAGAACAACAGCAAGAAAAATGCCAGTAGTTaatagctctctctctctctctgtgaacAATTTATTTCCATTAACATTAAACCACCTGCACTGGTTTAAAAATAaagatgctaacgttagctgcagTCCATGCTAACCTAACCCAAATCAAGGCTAACTACTATGTAGCTTCTCACAGACCACATTTCACTTGCTAACATTATtataaatcttatttttttgtataattaGAAACTGGCAGTATAGTTCAGTCCCAGTTTGTTCCTCTCGTGTAACTTCcctctttgtttttacatttaacaCATTTGGAATAGCGtcatgctaactgttagctaacgGCTAATTTACTTGTTTCTCTCAGtcacaggtttaaaaaaaaaccggCGGGTCAATTTGCAACACTTACCGCCATTTTGAAAACATTCCCACACTCGTGAATAACACCTCTGGCCAACTCTTAGGAAAAATATTCCACCTGTGTCACAAGTAAAGACATTTAATTGGCTTCACAGGATGTGGCGCTTTGGTATGTAAACAAAGATGGCGACCGGAAGTGACATGCCCCAACGGTGCGTAGTTATATTTCTTCCCCGTCTTGAGCAACGCAGGGGAGAattaaaattaaactttaaatagTTACTAAGATAATTATTATAGATTTACTTGGATTCAAAATTAATTGAATATTAAAAGTTTTAACTACTActaataactaataataatatacaataCGTCACTTCCTGCCACAATCTTTGTTTAAACAATTTGTACAAACAGGTTAAAATGTCTTTCTTTACGCAGCCACCTAAAACTATTTGTCTGGTGAGCAACATCTTTGTGCAATCTGGAAATGTTcaaaacagcaatgtctgtcAAAGTTTGACTTGTATGTCCTTTGAAAAACTGATGCCCAAGATTTATTTCCACTGAGTCAAATGAAAGTGGAAGCAGGATGTTGTGAGACGTTTCTCCAGAATGACATGACTGACCACACTGGGATTTTGtccttgtatttatttcatttaaagcaGCAGTTGAGTGTTTAGTTTTGAAGTAGGAATGTGGTGTGGTTTGACGATACTGGATATACTGTGAATAAACGTTGAGGTTTCCTTGTAACTGCTGTGCAGGTTTATTTTGATGTGAACACAGCTACTAATATGATTTGATGTGGTTTTTCTAGCTGTATATTAAGATTTGCCACATTTCATTTGCACAGTATTCACACCCCAGTGGTCAAAACAAACGTTGGCCAAGCTGGTCTCAGAGTAGAATCCCCATTTACACTTACGTCATTATCGTCCAAGACATTACAAGCCTCGTGTCAGACAATTAAGTTAAggacagagaggaaagaaagaaaaaagagaagctTCAGGACATCAGACATTTGAAGATTGGGAAGTTGTGTTGGGGCACACACATagaacattttttattattcctCATTTACAACAATTCTTAGGTATGTCTTGTTTCTTGGGTTATTTTGTTAAATACTTGGCATAGAAACAACTGGATGGCTATTGTGTGATTTCATAGGAAAAAGGTACTTCATCATGTTGCCACATATGGTCCAGAAAGAAGAATTCGTCCAAGCTGAGCGTCTTCATGTTTCAGTCCAGGGAAACTAAAATCACAACTGAAGAGACACAGATGTCCAGCACAGACGAAATGTAACTATCTAGAGAGTTCGTCAAACATAGTCTACATCATTTTTTATCATTACAGTCAAGAAAGACCTGCATAGGCCACTGTAAAGGGCTCGACACTGTTATCGTCCTGTAGTCCTGTGGTTCTCAGCTGTACAGTAACAATGCGGTTGAAAAAAATGGTTTCCTTCACACGAATCGGCTACGTCATTCTTAAATATTAGGGTTATTTTCTTGATATCCAGGAGGCAACATGGTGTAGATACTAGAATGATTCTTCATGTAACGATTGTGTGTTTCTAGCAGTTCAGGAGCGCAGCGGTCTTCATCGGCTCCCGGTGGCGCCAGCAGCACTACAGCGGTTGAGGTTGCGGCTGAGCTGAGGGAAGTGTACTGTGGGTGTTCTGGATGTTGGACCGTAGAGGCCGAGATTTCTGGCTGCTGCCGATTTCCTCGGCTGCTTCACGCTAGGAAACGGGGAAAAGACCTGCTGTTTGGGAGCGACGGTGGACGAGAGCGCAGGGGTCGAAGGGGAAGaggataaatgagatttggatGATGACGAGATGGAGGAAAGTGAAGgagtggagggggaggaggtttTGTAAAAGGTGGAGGACGCGGGGAGAGTTAGAGAGGAGAGGCCGTTAGCTGATGGGGATGAGGGGAGGCAGGATGCGGAGCTTGGCGTTGGGGTGGAGGGTGGTGTAGGAGAGGACGAGCAGGACGGACCGAGAGTAGTCGATGTAGGGACTGGAGAGGGGGATGGACTGAGAGTGGAGGGTGAGGAGCTGAGGGAGTGGTGAGGTGGAGGTAAAGCGATGGAGGGAAAGAGTCTGTCAGAGGCGGTGCATCTCTCTGAACCTGAGGAGTCAgactctttgtgtctgtttgaggacgggggaggagggagaagaggaacCTGGGGTGCAGGTTTGGACTCTGGTAGTGGGTTTGATTCCTCCTCTAGATCCAGGGAGTCCAGCTGCACCACCACCTCTGAAACTTCCGCCTCTTTTATCTCATCCGCATCCTGTGGAGCCTCTTCACACACTGACCCTGTACCAGAGGGGTCAGGAGATGGAGACCCACAGGAGTCACTCCCCTCTTTCTGCTCCTCATCACCTCTCTCATTTTCCTTAATCTTCTCCTCTTGACCCTCAAAGCCCTCAgatcctccttcctcctcctcctcctcatcttccctTTCCTCTGAATCTCCAAAGCCCAGCTGTGCTCGAGCCCTGGCTATATTCCTCCGATGTACCCGCACATGAGCGCGCCAGGGCGACCCCGCGCCTCCTCCAGAGCTCCCTGGAGATCCAGTGCTGCTGGAGAGCAGCGAGCCGCAACGCTGCCTGGCCGGGGAGCCCTGACTCTGGGACAGAGAAGGAGGTCGAGACCCTGGTAGTGTGGATGCGTTAGTGGATGTGGGTCTGGAGCCTCGGGGATCCCCACGTGGTCTCCGGCCCAGAAGGAGGTGGTTGATTACTGCGCTGGAAGGGTTGAGCTGGGAGGGCAGGACACGGGTGGCGGGACACTTGTCTGGAGGGAAGATTAAAGGTGAGGGGACAGAACAAGACACATTTAAACAGGCTAATAACAGATGCAGAGCCCAGGAAGTGGAGACCTTACTATGAGGCTAGCTAGCCTGAAGTGTAATATATTTATCTGTGGTGAAAAATTGATCAATTTTTCTGAAATAAGATTATTATATCAGAGTTGGGGGAAAAGAAATATGGGAAGACTTCTACTTGTCTATCTGAGTTAATGAGACACTAATGTTAGCAAtttagaaaaacagcaaattttTCCCCGTGAAAACTCTTGAAGTTAATATAATCTAATTTTAAGATAATCACTATAATTTAGAAAAGCGGagcacatttttttctcacattAATTAATTACACTACCGTACAAAAGTGATCAGACaagggggggctggagcctatcccagctgatattgggtgagaggcagggttcaccctggacaggtcaccagactatcacagggctgacacatagagacagacaaccattcacacttatttagagtcaccaattaacctgcacgtctttggactgtgggtggaagctggagcacctggaggaaacccacactgacacggggagaacatgcaaactccacacagaagggctctggCTGGCCAATGGATTcgaaccctcttgttgtgaggcgtcagtgctaaccactgcaccactgtgctgccgcATGTAAAACCTCTTCCTAACATGCTGTGAGAGAACATGTATTTGACATATTTGACTATTGTATTGTacactttttaatatttttattccCTGGTGTTTTGCTAATTATGTATGTGaaacacaaaaattaaataaaataaaacaacataaaatagaataaaataaaataaaattaaattgaattgaattggtTAGATTTGTGTGAAGCTTTGCCAAAATAGCACAAGGGCGAGCAGTTTTTCAAACAAATGACGCATCACTTGGCCTGTTCACTGACTCATTGAGCAGGTTGGGAAACACTAAAACAGTCTGGCTTTCATGTGCTCATTCACCTGTTCGCATCACGCCCAGTGTGGACAAGAGATTCCTAACTGGAAACAATGCTAGCCAGCGACCATCAGACTGTTCGAGTGTTTCTT
Encoded here:
- the prkcq gene encoding protein kinase C theta type: MSPFLRIGFSNFEIDPGLAYHEEVLNPYCAVYMKEAIDTEKGQVYKQKKPTMYPPWSSTFDAHVHRGRIMHIMVKDRTAELKSEATVALDTLATRCKKENGKLEIWLELKPQGRLLMEARYYLEKSDAAGQTEEDQESEREREGLFALHQRRGAIKQAKVHIVKCHEFSATFFPQPTFCSVCKEFVWGLNKQGYQCRQCNAAIHKKCIDKVIAKCTGSAINSKETMIHKERFKIDMPHRFKVYNYKSPTFCEHCGTLLWGLAKQGLKCEECGMNVHHKCQKKVANLCGVNQKLMAEALAIIESKQQARSTRDSDIISREGPVTVNQPGMVRAPSGVVTSAAGTAAPANKELQGVSWDEPTDISRSITESPTEEEPLYAIPRKDHQPKFTIDDFVLHKMLGKGSFGKVFLAELKKSGLFYAVKALKKDVVLMDDDVECTMVERRVLSLAWENPFLTHLYCTFQTKENLFFVMEYLNGGDLMFHIQSCHKFDLHRATFYAAEIICGLQFLHSKGIIYRDLKLDNVLLDSEGHIKIADFGMCKENMQDESRTATFCGTPDYIAPEILLGQKYNSSVDWWSFGVLLYEMLIGQSPFHGRDEEELFQSIRTDNPVYPRWLTKDAKDILIQLFVREPEERLGVKGNIREHSFFSCTDWSALEQRKVAPPFKPTLTSPSDCSNFDKEFINEKPRLSCADRTLINSVDQTMFRNFSFVNPGMTRMAAPR